A genomic stretch from Setaria viridis chromosome 1, Setaria_viridis_v4.0, whole genome shotgun sequence includes:
- the LOC117847677 gene encoding uncharacterized protein: MARGPGMPAAAALGAVVILAAAAGWHGAEGKSCTNAFPGLTSHTERAATQLRSAPRAPVPERSHHGRHTHEHGHEQHLTPTDESAWMSLMPRRALRREEAFDWLMLYRKLRGATAGAPRPGVAAGAFLSEASLHDVRLEPGSPYWQAQQTNLEYLLLLDVDRLVWSFRKQAGLTAPGTPYGGWEGPNVQLRGHFVGHYLSATAKMWASTHNDTLNVKMSSVVDALYDCQKKMGTGYLSAFPSEFFDWVEAIRPVWAPYYTIHKIMQGLLDQYTVAGNSKALDMVVKMANYFSDRVKNVIQKYSIERHWESLNEETGGMNDVLYQLYTITNDLKHLTLAHLFDKPCFLGLLAVQADSISGFHSNTHIPVVIGAQMRYEVTGDPLYKQIATFFMDTINSSHSYATGGTSAGEFWTDPKHLAETLSTENEESCTTYNMLKISRNLFRWTKEISYADYYERALINGVLSIQRGTDPGVMIYMLPQAPGHSKAVSYHGWGTKYDSFWCCYGTGIESFSKLGDSIYFEEKEDTPALNIIQYIPSTFNWKAAGLTVTQQIKTLSSSDLYLQISLSISAETTSQSAKLNVRIPSWTFADGAGANLNGKDLGSLSPGSFLSVTKQWNSEDHLSLRFPIRLRTEAIKDDRPEYASLQAILFGPFVLAGLSTGDWDAKVGNSSTISDWITTVPSVYNSQLATFTQVSNGKTFVLSSANGSLTMQERPEVDGTDIAIHATFRAHPQDSTELHDTYSTTMKGASVLIEPFDLPGTVITNNLTLSAQKGSDSLFNIIPGLDGNPNSVSLELGTKPGCFLVTGVDYSAETKIQVSCKSSLQSIGGILEQAASFVQTAPLRQYHPISFIAKGVRRNFILEPLYSLRDEFYTVYFNIGG; encoded by the exons ATGGCGAGAGGGCCGggcatgccggcggcggcggcgctgggggcCGTGGTGATCTTAGCCGCCGCAGCCGGCTGGCACGGCGCGGAGGGTAAGTCGTGCACCAACGCGTTCCCGGGGCTGACGTCGCACACGGAGCGCGCGGCGACGCAGCTGCGGTccgcgccgcgggcgccggtGCCCGAGCGCAGCCACCACGGTCGCCACACCCATGAGCATGGCCACGAGCAGCACCTCACCCCCACCGACGAGTCCGCCTGGATGTCGCTCATGCCACGGCGGGCTCTGCGGCGCGAGGAGGCGTTCGACTGGCTCATGCTCTACCGCAAGCTCCggggcgccaccgccggcgcgccgcggcccGGGGTTGCGGCCGGGGCGTTCCTCTCCGAGGCCTCCCTGCACGACGTGCGGCTTGAGCCGGGCAGCCCGTACTGGCAAGCACAGCAGACCAATCTGGAGTACCTGCTCCTCCTGGACGTCGACCGCCTCGTCTGGAGCTTCCGCAAGCAAGCCGGCCTGACGGCGCCGGGAACGCCCTATGGCGGGTGGGAGGGCCCTAACGTCCAGCTCCGGGGTCACTTTGTTG GGCATTACCTGAGTGCTACTGCAAAGATGTGGGCTAGCACACACAATGATACTCTTAATGTGAAAATGTCGTCTGTCGTCGACGCGCTCTATGATTGTCAGAAGAAGATGGGCACAGGGTACCTGTCGGCCTTCCCGTCGGAATTCTTCGATTGGGTTGAGGCCATCAGGCCTGTCTGGGCCCCTTACTACACAATCCACAAG ATTATGCAAGGCCTTCTTGATCAGTACACGGTGGCTGGGAATTCCAAGGCTCTTGACATGGTGGTAAAGATGGCTAATTATTTCAGTGATCGGGTGAAGAATGTCATACAGAAATACAGCATTGAGAGGCACTGGGAGTCTCTCAATGAGGAAACTGGTGGGATGAATGATGTGCTCTATCAGCTCTACACAATAACG AATGATCTGAAGCATTTGACACTGGCCCATCTCTTCGATAAGCCATGCTTTCTTGGGCTGCTTGCAGTTCAG GCTGACAGCATTTCAGGCTTCCATTCCAATACACACATTCCAGTTGTCATTGGTGCACAGATGAGGTATGAAGTTACCGGAGATCCTCTTTACAAG CAAATTGCCACATTCTTTATGGATACAATAAATTCATCTCATAGCTACGCGACTGGTGGCACATCTGCTGGTGAATTCTG GACTGACCCAAAACATTTAGCTGAGACTCTGAGTACTGAGAATGAGGAATCTTGCACCACTTACAACATGCTTAAG ATATCTCGCAACCTATTCCGATGGACAAAGGAAATATCATATGCAGATTACTATGAAAGAGCACTGATAAATGGTGTTTTAAGCATTCAAAGGGGGACAGATCCTGGTGTGATGATTTACATGCTACCCCAGGCCCCTGGACACTCTAAGGCTGTGAGTTATCATGGTTGGGGAACAAAGTACGATTCTTTCTGGTGTTGTTATGGGACAG GTATAGAATCCTTTTCAAAACTTGGCGATTCTATTTACTTTGAGGAGAAAGAAGATACACCTGCACTCAACATCATTCAGTACATACCAAGCACTTTCAACTGGAAAGCAGCTGGGCTCACTGTTACTCAGCAAATCAAAACCCTCAGTTCTTCTGACCTGTATCTTCAAATTTCACTCTCCATTTCTGCAGAG ACGACAAGTCAGTCTGCCAAATTGAATGTTAGAATTCCATCATGGACATTTGCTGATGGTGCAGGAGCAAATCTAAATGGCAAAGATTTGGGGTCATTATCTCCAG GATCTTTCCTCTCAGTCACCAAACAATGGAACTCAGAGGATCACTTATCACTACGCTTTCCCATCAGGTTAAGAACTGAAGCAATTAAAG ATGACAGGCCGGAGTATGCATCCCTTCAAGCCATCCTATTTGGGCCATTTGTTCTTGCTGGCCTATCCACTGGTGACTGGGATGCAAAAGTTGGCAATAGCAGTACAATTTCAGATTGGATCACCACTGTTCCTTCAGTGTACAACTCACAGCTGGCAACCTTCACACAAGTATCCAATGGAAAAACATTTGTCCTCTCAAGCGCAAATGGCTCCCTAACAATGCAAGAGCGACCTGAAGTTGACGGCACCGACATCGCCATCCACGCAACATTCAGGGCACACCCTCAGGACTCAACGGAGCTGCATGACACATACAGCACAACCATGAAGGGAGCTTCCGTGCTGATCGAGCCATTTGACTTGCCAGGAACTGTGATCACCAACAACCTCACCCTATCCGCGCAGAAGGGTTCAGATTCCCTCTTCAACATAATACCCGGGCTCGATGGAAATCCTAATTCAGTTTCCCTCGAGCTCGGGACCAAACCAGGGTGCTTCTTGGTGACAGGCGTGGATTACTCTGCAGAGACTAAGATTCAGGTCAGCTGCAAGAGCTCTCTTCAGAGCATTGGTGGGATACTCGAGCAGGCGGCGAGCTTTGTGCAGACTGCCCCACTGAGGCAGTACCATCCAATCAGCTTTATCGCAAAGGGAGTGAGGAGGAACTTCATCCTGGAGCCACTGTACAGCTTGAGGGACGAATTCTATACGGTTTACTTCAACATTGGGGGCTGA
- the LOC117847711 gene encoding zinc finger A20 and AN1 domain-containing stress-associated protein 8: MEHKEAGCQQPEGPILCINNCGFFGSAATMNMCSKCHKEMIMKQEQAQLAASSIDSIVNGGDGVKGPAIAATAEVVFAQVEEKAIFVQPPVVAETSEAAAVIPKAKEGPNRCATCRKRVGLTGFNCRCGNMYCAVHRYSDKHDCHFDYRTAARDAIAKANPVVKAEKLDKI, encoded by the coding sequence ATGGAACACAAGGAGGCGGGCTGCCAGCAACCCGAGGGCCCAATCCTATGCATCAACAACTGTGGCTTCTTTGGCAGTGCGGCCACCATGAACATGTGCTCCAAGTGCCATAAGGAGATGATAATGAAGCAGGAGCAGGCCCAGCTAGCTGCCTCCTCCATCGATAGCATTGTTAATGGTGGTGACGGTGTGAAAGGCCCTGCCATAGCTGCAACTGCCGAGGTGGTGTTTGCTCAAGTTGAGGAGAAGGCAATTTTTGTGCAGCCTCCAGTTGTAGCTGAAACCAGCGAGGCTGCTGCTGTAATCCCCAAGGCCAAGGAAGGCCCGAACCGGTGCGCAACCTGTAGGAAGCGGGTTGGCCTGACGGGATTCAACTGCCGATGCGGTAACATGTACTGTGCGGTGCACCGCTATTCCGACAAACATGACTGCCACTTTGACTATCGGACTGCAGCTAGGGATGCGATTGCCAAGGCCAATCCTGTGGTGAAGGCGGAGAAGCTCGACAAGATCTGA